ACAACGCGTTGGGAGCGGTTGTGAATTCTCCCGCCGCCTTGCCTTGCATGACAATAGCCTGCTTTTGTTCCGGATTGCGGTAATACATTTTCACGAGTTGCCGATTGGGTACGACAGCCACGCGGTCTTGAGAATATCCGGTCGGGATTGTCGCGGGCGTTTTCCCGGTGAAGCCGGCAATCTCCCGCGCTTCAGGCAAATCGGCCACGAGCTGTTCGGGATTTTCGTTGATTTCCTGATAACCTTCGGGAAGATGATAAGTGAGCAATTGCGCCGGAATGGCGTCGGTGAAGGTGATCTCCTTGTAAGTGAGCGTATATTGGATGGCATGCTCCATCGCCGTTTGCTTTTGCAGCGGCAGCTCGGTTTTTTTATCGATCCAGATGCGGTAAGGCGAGCCGCCCTTCGGCGTTACTTCCACAATGAAAGCTTCCCTTCCGGAAATCGTGTCTTCGCCGATTACTTTCGTGGACAAAGCGTTTTTTGCTTCCTGAATTTCCTTCCCCAGCTCGAATTGAAAGCGGTAGGCGTCAGGCAAAGCCGGGAAAATCTGCACCCGTTTTTGCCCAGGCTGAATTTGCCATTTTCGCTGCCCGTTGTTCACTGTGACCAGACTCTGGCTTGCGCCCGCCAACCCTTTTACATAATAATGTCCGTCCCGATCCGCCCAAACGTCCAGCTTTCCTTGCTCCGTCGATTCACCCTGCGCGTTGCTTGCGGTGATTTCAAGTATGCCGTGATAAGCCTGCACTTCGTTGAAAGCTTGTTCCATGGCGTTAACAACATTCGGATTGCCAAAAGGAACCACAAAATTGATAAAAAGTGCGAAAATAGCGGCGACTCCGACCGCGCCAAGCGTCAAGGCCCATCTTTTGCGGGTGGCGGACCGCCTGCGCGCCAGTCGCCCGGCTACGGCTTTTGCCAGTTTCGTCGGATAACCCGGTTCCGGCATTGCCGGATTTTTCAGGCTGCGAACCAGTCTGACGGTCCGGTACAGCTTTTTCAATTCCTCCGATTGTGTGGAACATTCATCTTCATCGGGTTTTTGTTCCGCATTCAGGCGATCGATAAAATCGGATAATTTCCGTTCGTTGTCCTTCATCATTTTTCCTCCCTGTTCACCCTATTTAGCGTTCTATTTGCAATACCGCGGCCAAACGGCGCAATGCCCGGTACTGCATGACGCGTATGTTTACTTCCTGTTTGCCCATGATTTCGGCGGTTTCGGCGACCGAAAAGCCTTTGATGATGCGCAATTCAATTACGGTGCGTTGCTCCTGGGGAAGCCCGGATAAAGCGTCCTCGAGCACTTGACGATCGGCGCTTGCTTCGGCGTGATCTTCTGCGGCGTAGCACGTTGGATCGATCGCCTCGATCCGGACGGCGGTTCCCCTGCGCTTTTTTTTGCGCCAGCCGTCGCGGAGCAAA
The Bacilli bacterium genome window above contains:
- a CDS encoding sigma-E factor regulatory protein RseB domain-containing protein — translated: MMKDNERKLSDFIDRLNAEQKPDEDECSTQSEELKKLYRTVRLVRSLKNPAMPEPGYPTKLAKAVAGRLARRRSATRKRWALTLGAVGVAAIFALFINFVVPFGNPNVVNAMEQAFNEVQAYHGILEITASNAQGESTEQGKLDVWADRDGHYYVKGLAGASQSLVTVNNGQRKWQIQPGQKRVQIFPALPDAYRFQFELGKEIQEAKNALSTKVIGEDTISGREAFIVEVTPKGGSPYRIWIDKKTELPLQKQTAMEHAIQYTLTYKEITFTDAIPAQLLTYHLPEGYQEINENPEQLVADLPEAREIAGFTGKTPATIPTGYSQDRVAVVPNRQLVKMYYRNPEQKQAIVMQGKAAGEFTTAPNALLGKMNDSVVEILSPVAGDAETSSIRWRKDGFEFTVLGNAPLDDLAAFAQGIMSGPLTMPSPEKQIAKPQVKVPYDLTVEKNDQQNADAGSSPWKLDPIFVAQVFVSLQMSPQGITGEYPLDTKDLTVSENNGIDAIVTVHDKRAPIKAVYLKRVVRQDETGIWTVVGYDPR
- a CDS encoding RNA polymerase sigma factor, producing MASVEAKSIEEICSATWEPLYRFIYYKVQNREEAEDITQETYVKAYAYLQSGKVAPNKYITFLKTIAQNLLRDGWRKKKRRGTAVRIEAIDPTCYAAEDHAEASADRQVLEDALSGLPQEQRTVIELRIIKGFSVAETAEIMGKQEVNIRVMQYRALRRLAAVLQIER